One Desulfonatronum thioautotrophicum genomic window, CAAACTGGCCAAAGGGGCAAGTATTCCCGCTGAGCAAGGATCAAGGCAATCCTTCCAATCAGGACGGAGTCTGCGCATCCTGCTGGCCGAGGATGAACAGTCAAGCTCATTTCCCGCGATCAAGCTTTTGGAAAACGCCGGGCACACCGTGAACCTGGCCGAGGACGGGCAACAGGCCTTGCATCTGCTCGCCAACCACGAATTCGACCTGATCCTGATGGACGTGCAGATGCCTGTGATGAACGGCGTGGAAGCGACGAAAATGATCAGGAGTCAGGAGTCGGAAGTCAGGAGTCAGGAGCCGGACGCTGGAGAGAGTACATCTCCCCATCAGGTTTCAGGTCTCAGCCCTCAGCCTTCCCGACGAATCCCCATCATCGCCCTGACCGCCCATGCCATGCTCGGAGACCGGGAGAAATTTTTGGAAGCAGGGATGAACGATTACCTAGCCAAGCCGTTCAAAGTGGAGGATTTGGAGAGAGTGTTGGAGAAGAGTGTACGGCAAAAGGAGCATGAGTAAAATCGTATTTCCTTTTGGGTGGAGGGAGGCCTTTTGAGAAGATATGATAACCATCCTCGCTCCCAAAATTCTAAAAGTCGCCAACCTGCGGGGAGTAGTACCTATGACTCGCATTGACCGATCATATATAAGCATAATGCTGACCATCGTCGGACTGGTCCTCATGACTGTCATCGTCATGGGAATCGTTTCCTTTACCGGGAGCTGCAATGCGGCCATGAACATGGCTCATCAACTCCAGGCGCGGGTATTCACGTTTAGAACAAGCTGAACGTCTTCATGGAACTTCCCCATTCTCTTAACCGGATGAACGCGGCGACGATCACTCATCATCCAGCCATTCTGGGCGATTTGAAACTTCTTAGCACAGTCTGGCTGCGCCAGATTCAGGCGTTTGACAGCGTTGTAGCCATCGCCGTCGGCATCCAAGAGCAGGGCAGTTTCAGCGGGGCTGGGCGTGATGCAGTGCATACCCCTTCCAGAGGTGGCCTAAATTCTGGTCCTCTGGGACAGGATTCTTTAACAATTACAAATCGACTTCAATCACGGTTTCGATTTCGATCCGGAGGGGTCGTGGTTGATTACTGATCAAAGGATGTGGCAAATTGGCTATTTCATTCACATCATTCCATTCCCTGCTAAACCTCGCCATGGCAGTGCTGGCCTCTCCATGGAGATAATTAATGTCCCAAACTGATCAATCGCCCCGGGTACTCCTGGTGGACGACAACTCCGACAATCTGAATCTGCTCATGAACCTGCTCAAGGACCGGTACGTGATCCGGGCGGCCAGGGATGGGGTTCGGGCCCTGGCCCTGGCGGAATCTTCCCCCCGTCCGGACATCATCCTCCTGGACGTGATGATGCCGGACATGGACGGCTACGAGGTCTGCCGGCGGCTCAAGGCCAACCCGGTCACCCGCTCCATCCCCGTGATTTTCATCACGGCCCGCACCGCGGTCAGCGACGAGCATTACGGGTTGAAACTGGGGGCCGTGGACTATATCGGCAAGCCGTTTCATCCCGAGATCGTCCTGGCCCGGTTGCAGAACCACCTGGATCTGCAACGCGTCCGCAAGGATCAGCAGAAACTGTTCCAGGCCGTGCGCAACAGCTCGGCCAGCATCGTGATCACGGACGTGGACGGGACCATCGAATACGTCAACCCGGCCTTCACCAGAACCACGGGCTATGAGCCTCACGAGGCCCTGGGCCAGAATCCCCGGGTACTCAAATCCGATCGCCACGACGACGAATTCTATGCCGGAATGTGGCGGACCATTGCCGCGGGCCAGGTCTGGCGGGGCGAAATCCTGAACCGGAAAAAGAACGGCGAGCTGTACTGGGAATCGGCATCCATCTCGCCGGTCAAGGACGACGACGGGCGGGTGGTCAGCTACGTGGCCGTCAAGGAGGATATCTCCGACCGCAAGGACCATGAGCAGCTCAAGGAAGACGTGGACCGGATCATGCGCCATGATTTGAGAAGCCCTCTGGGGGGGATTATCGGCCTGGCCGGTGTGCTGCTGCAGGAGGGAACCCTTGCACGGGAGCAGCGGGAAATGCTCCGGATGCTCGAAGAGTCCGGTCAGCACATGCTGCGGATGATCGACAGCTCCCTGGATCTGGTCAAAATGGAGACAGGATCCTACCAGTATCTTCAGCGACGCGTGGACGCCCTGGCCGTGGTCCAAGAAGCGCTGGCCAACCTGCGGCCCAAGCTGGCGGCCGGATCCCTTCAGGTGGCGGTGACTCTGAACGGGCAACCAGCCGTGGAGCCCTTCTGGGTGGGGGGCGAGGAGCGGCTGCTGTACTCCATGCTGGCCAATCTGCTGCTCAATGCCGTGGAGGCCTCCCCCAACGGCGAAACCATTGCCGTGGAGCTTTCCCGGAACCCGGAACCGATCCTGCGCATCCGCAACCGGGGCGCGGTCCCGGAACCCGCGCGCAAAAATTTTTTCCAGAAATACATGACCTACGGCAAACTGTACGGCACCGGTCTGGGCACCTATTCGGCCAGGATGATGGCCGACACCATGCACTACAGTCTGGCCCTGGACATCTCGGATGCGGAAGATACAACCACGCTGGTGATCACCGCGGTTGACGCGCCGCTGGTGGTCAACGCACTGCAGCCATGACCCCTCGCCCGGACCCGTATACTCCGCATGGGCTGATTTTTGGCTTTTTCTTTTTTGGCCACGGACGGAAAAGGCAGACGGAAAGGCAGACGAAGAGGTTAAGGGAGATGAAACAAGAGCCCGCTTCCCGGCCGTTCAGGGCATATTCCCCGTGCCCGGTTCCTGTCCGTGGAGCGGCTCAGCCTTCGGGGCCGGTCGGCGGAACGATTGGATGGCTGACGGCCTGTCTGTCGATCTGCCTGCTGGCCTGTTTTTTGGCCTTGGCGGCACTCTTTTCGCCGGCCTGGGCCGAAGACGAATATCAGCGGGCCGGGTTGACGGCG contains:
- a CDS encoding response regulator, giving the protein KLAKGASIPAEQGSRQSFQSGRSLRILLAEDEQSSSFPAIKLLENAGHTVNLAEDGQQALHLLANHEFDLILMDVQMPVMNGVEATKMIRSQESEVRSQEPDAGESTSPHQVSGLSPQPSRRIPIIALTAHAMLGDREKFLEAGMNDYLAKPFKVEDLERVLEKSVRQKEHE
- a CDS encoding hybrid sensor histidine kinase/response regulator — protein: MSQTDQSPRVLLVDDNSDNLNLLMNLLKDRYVIRAARDGVRALALAESSPRPDIILLDVMMPDMDGYEVCRRLKANPVTRSIPVIFITARTAVSDEHYGLKLGAVDYIGKPFHPEIVLARLQNHLDLQRVRKDQQKLFQAVRNSSASIVITDVDGTIEYVNPAFTRTTGYEPHEALGQNPRVLKSDRHDDEFYAGMWRTIAAGQVWRGEILNRKKNGELYWESASISPVKDDDGRVVSYVAVKEDISDRKDHEQLKEDVDRIMRHDLRSPLGGIIGLAGVLLQEGTLAREQREMLRMLEESGQHMLRMIDSSLDLVKMETGSYQYLQRRVDALAVVQEALANLRPKLAAGSLQVAVTLNGQPAVEPFWVGGEERLLYSMLANLLLNAVEASPNGETIAVELSRNPEPILRIRNRGAVPEPARKNFFQKYMTYGKLYGTGLGTYSARMMADTMHYSLALDISDAEDTTTLVITAVDAPLVVNALQP